Proteins co-encoded in one Pelodiscus sinensis isolate JC-2024 chromosome 9, ASM4963464v1, whole genome shotgun sequence genomic window:
- the AXDND1 gene encoding axonemal dynein light chain domain-containing protein 1 isoform X1, with product MSLSQMPVTGLPAISTPEGRKMKGSLSLVPVSRTNAELPELRNKSSILDRSGRLPTSLQCDFIPEEILLALTSAASTAYSPEYLRPPKKIKSAKDFKGSMRVPDGLWHHPIRRNKFRYLIDHPICLTGAGRDVSFLFDVAGKEDERKKSPARLLPEPHRFDSSVTSTTSVIGSLVPEEFHIVKNRGVLGLEYYDDKYTTLLEDSENRLRLFPSMKPSGRLEVIQLMKVMDTMLEKVGADDDQIGITGPTQLHNVLEVLKVEQNIYNIVFHELIRQVSVDCAERGELLSKLRQRYVGLLDRIPQQMRNLYKEMMAQRVMDRHLTEELHNFKESVGQLTSELREVRERDVRVTKEAERVHEEMAEAVRDAELNANLVEEYRELYELQRARLQTQLFQLTQEKEIWSSATYDLAMKVIERNQLTLARRLYVSEKAWTKITKHFVVLLASQDTADLSDLQEMTEQFRELLGSIGIEVEQAENSSRKKLQIVQNSLNKWMQYFQEHVFGKASFSAIKRDVLEEILKDFKNLENMLNEDLEQYGGEILLMRKETLKTAVNLQKRWTELGQMVFSRHKDINGVLPPELRAMEELNEHASELCRQYSIRINGDNGVTRILTGLVSSMEDWTFKMLTNKRGSGMPESEWLKLSQVMPDWLIQVAELRTIIGSSQSREDLRSKKLHDLVVPSDVFKMIQQWILTTTSGTEKDNLQLTEEMTELHKALTMWMVNVLTLMVSDHSSNKGLLESESEAAQDQELKRLSGYYLEEDARNLVSKMSSFSKYIMSCCKEMVEVTVRKKQDELHSDDDSELQELEKIKTECLDWVNTCNFLLSEFKGSPVSLLSSEEKTNLFGPQESRPQMHSDDAESSLPEEISESSKLGKGKTEDVDVEKKSVKWEEVLGAKQEPPVPVISSEPPTVSGEVPEDTIRIVGHDANIHLKSLKSTTVSVSGREMTASKSTTSYSQKEFEMLATLDRLQEQLLDAEIRAQTAEERSESLDEQLEEALGKIQALEKQLEKATQPQEESPKLEVPSHEEPKPTSHKPSSTARSRRASKPKH from the exons ATGTCCCTCAGTCAAATGCCAGTTACTGGGCTGCCAGCTATATCCACACCAGAGGGCAGAAAAATGAAAGGTAGCTTATCTCTGGTACCTGTCAGCAGGACAAATGCAG AGCTCCCTGAGCTAAGAAACAAATCGAGTATTCTGGACCGTTCAGGGCGTCTTCCCACTTCCCTACAGTGTGATTTCATCCCAGAAGAGATTCTCCTAGCATTGACCTCTGCTGCCAGTACTGCCTATAGCCCTGAATACTTAAGACCCCCCAagaaaatcaaaagtgcaaaggACTTCAAG GGGAGCATGCGTGTCCCAGATGGGCTCTGGCATCATCCTATTCGCAGAAACAAGTTCAGATACCTCATAGATCATCCCATCTGTCTGACAGGAGCTGGAAG GGATGTCTCTTTTCTATTTGATGTAGCTGGAAAAGAAGATGAAAGAAAGAAATCTCCAGCAAGATTGTTACCCGAACCACATCGTTTTGACTCATCTGTGACTAGTACT ACAAGTGTAATAGGGAGCCTGGTCCCTGAAGAATTTCACATTGTGAAGAACAGAGGAGTCTTGGGCTTGGAGTATTACGATGA TAAATATACAACTCTACTCGAAGATAGCGAAAATAGACTGCGGCTATTCCCATCCAT GAAGCCATCTGGGAGATTAGAAGTCATCCAGCTGATGAAGGTGATGGACACAATGCTGGAGAAGGTTGGAGCAGATGATGATCAAATTGGGATAACAGGACCTACACAG CTGCACAATGTGTTGGAGGTGCTGAAGGTAGAGCAAAATATTTACAACATAGTGTTCCATGAACTGATTCGACAGGTCAGTGTGGATTGTGCAGAGAGAGGAGAACTGCTTTCTAAGCTTAG GCAGAGGTACGTGGGTCTGCTGGATCGGATCCCTCAACAGATGAGAAACCTTTACAAAGAAATGATGGCACAACGAGTAATGGACAGGCATCTTACAGAAGAGTTACACAATTTCAAGGAATCTGTTGGACAGCTGACCAG TGAGCTGCGCGAGGTCCGAGAACGCGACGTCAGGGTGACCAAAGAAGCAGAACGGGTCCATGAGGAGATGGCTGAAGCAGTCCGGGATGCTGAGCTGAATGCAAA TCTTGTGGAAGAATATCGTGAGTTGTATGAGTTACAGAGAGCCAGGCTTCAGACCCAGCTGTTCCAGTTAACCCAAGAGAAGGAAATCTGGAGCTCAGCTACATATGACCTGGCAATGAAG GTGATTGAAAGAAACCAGCTGACGTTGGCTCGCAGGCTCTATGTTAGTGAAAAGGCATGGACCAAAATCACCAAGCACTTTGTAGTGCTTCTGGCATCCCAG GACACAGCAGACCTTTCCGATTTGCAGGAGATGACGGAGCAGTTCAGGGAGTTGTTGGGCAGCATTGGAATTGAAGTGGAACAGGCTGAGAACTCCAGCAGGAAGAAGCTGCAAATTGTTCAGAATAGCCTTAACAAGTGGATGCAGTACTTCCAGGAGCATGTTTT TGGGAAAGCAAGCTTCTCTGCTATAAAAAGAGATGTATTAGAAGAAATCCTAAAGGACTTCAAGAACTTGGAAAAT ATGCTGAATGAGGACCTGGAGCAATATGGAGGGGAAATTCTACTAATGAGGAAGGAGACCCTCAAGACTGCTGTCAACCTGCAGAAACGTTGGACGGAGCTGGGACAAATGGTGTTTAGTCGTCACAAGGATATTAATGGGGTGTTGCCTCCAGAGCTCAGGGCTATGGAAGAATTAAATGAACATGCAAGTGAGCTCTGCCGACAGTACAGCATAAGAATAAATGGGGACAATG gggtAACTAGGATTTTGACAGGTTTAGTGAGCAGTATGGAAGATTGGACGTTCAAGATGCTAACCAACAAGCGAGGATCTGGCATGCCTGAATCTGAATGGCTGAAGTTGTCTCAAGTGATGCCTGATTGGCTGATCCAGGTGGCCGAACTGAGGACAATTATAGGTTCCAGCCAGTCCCGGGAAGATCTCAGGAGTAAAAAACTTCATGACTT GGTTGTTCCAAGTGATGTGTTTAAGATGATTCAACAATGGATCTTGACCACAACTTCTGGGACTGAGAAGGACAATCTTCAGCTTACAGAGGAA ATGACTGAACTCCACAAAGCCCTGACCATGTGGATGGTGAATGTGCTGACTTTGATGGTATCGGACCACTCCTCCAATAAGGGTCTCCTAGAGAGCGAGTCAGAAGCTGCTCAGGATCAAGAGCTCAAGAGGCTAAGTGGCTATTATCTAGAGGAAGATGCAAGGAACCTGGTTTCCAAAATGAGCAGTTTCTCCAAATATATCATGAG CTGCTGCAAGGAGATGGTAGAGGTTACAGTTCGGAAGAAACAAGATGAATTGCATTCAGACGACGATTCTGAGCTCCAGGAACTGGAGAAAATCAAG ACTGAGTGCCTGGACTGGGTTAATACCTGCAATTTCCTGCTTTCGGAATTCAAAGGTTCTCCCGTCTCCTTACTGAGTTCAGAAGAGAAGACGAACCTGTTTGGGCCTCAG GAGTCTCGGCCACAGATGCACTCAGATGATGCAGAGTCGTCTTTACCTGAAGAAATTTCTGAGTCTTCTAAACTTGGGAAGGGCAAAACTGAAGATGTTGATGTTGAAAagaaatctgtaaaatgggaagaagTGTTAGGGGCAAAG CAGGAGCCACCTGTGCCAGTTATCAGCAGTGAGCCCCCGACTGTAAGCGGTGAGGTACCTGAGGACACCATCAGAATCGTGGGACATGACGCCAACATCCATTTGAAATCCCTCAAGTCAACAACAGTGTCAGTCTCTGGG AGAGAGATGACTGCCAGCAAGTCAACAACCTCCTATTCTCAAAAGGAGTTTGAGATGTTGGCTACTCTGGACCGTTTGCAAGAGCAGCTCCT agatgctgagatCCGTGCTCAAACTGCAGAGGAGAGATCAGAAAGTCTGGATGAGCAGCTGGAAGAAGCTCTGGGGAAAATCCAAGCTCTAGAGAAACAACTGGAAAAAGCAACCCAACCTCAGGAAGAATCACCAAAACTAG aagtccCTTCCCATGAAGAGCCCAAGCCAACTTCTCATAAACCATCTTCTACTGCCCGGTCGAGGAGAGCCAGCAAACCCAAACATTAA
- the AXDND1 gene encoding axonemal dynein light chain domain-containing protein 1 isoform X2, with the protein MSLSQMPVTGLPAISTPEGRKMKGSLSLVPVSRTNAELPELRNKSSILDRSGRLPTSLQCDFIPEEILLALTSAASTAYSPEYLRPPKKIKSAKDFKGSMRVPDGLWHHPIRRNKFRYLIDHPICLTGAGRDVSFLFDVAGKEDERKKSPARLLPEPHRFDSSVTSTTSVIGSLVPEEFHIVKNRGVLGLEYYDDKYTTLLEDSENRLRLFPSMKPSGRLEVIQLMKVMDTMLEKVGADDDQIGITGPTQLHNVLEVLKVEQNIYNIVFHELIRQVSVDCAERGELLSKLRQRYVGLLDRIPQQMRNLYKEMMAQRVMDRHLTEELHNFKESVGQLTSELREVRERDVRVTKEAERVHEEMAEAVRDAELNANLVEEYRELYELQRARLQTQLFQLTQEKEIWSSATYDLAMKVIERNQLTLARRLYVSEKAWTKITKHFVVLLASQDTADLSDLQEMTEQFRELLGSIGIEVEQAENSSRKKLQIVQNSLNKWMQYFQEHVFGKASFSAIKRDVLEEILKDFKNLENMLNEDLEQYGGEILLMRKETLKTAVNLQKRWTELGQMVFSRHKDINGVLPPELRAMEELNEHASELCRQYSIRINGDNGVTRILTGLVSSMEDWTFKMLTNKRGSGMPESEWLKLSQVMPDWLIQVAELRTIIGSSQSREDLRSKKLHDLVVPSDVFKMIQQWILTTTSGTEKDNLQLTEEMTELHKALTMWMVNVLTLMVSDHSSNKGLLESESEAAQDQELKRLSGYYLEEDARNLVSKMSSFSKYIMSCCKEMVEVTVRKKQDELHSDDDSELQELEKIKTECLDWVNTCNFLLSEFKGSPVSLLSSEEKTNLFGPQESRPQMHSDDAESSLPEEISESSKLGKGKTEDVDVEKKSVKWEEVLGAKEPPVPVISSEPPTVSGEVPEDTIRIVGHDANIHLKSLKSTTVSVSGREMTASKSTTSYSQKEFEMLATLDRLQEQLLDAEIRAQTAEERSESLDEQLEEALGKIQALEKQLEKATQPQEESPKLEVPSHEEPKPTSHKPSSTARSRRASKPKH; encoded by the exons ATGTCCCTCAGTCAAATGCCAGTTACTGGGCTGCCAGCTATATCCACACCAGAGGGCAGAAAAATGAAAGGTAGCTTATCTCTGGTACCTGTCAGCAGGACAAATGCAG AGCTCCCTGAGCTAAGAAACAAATCGAGTATTCTGGACCGTTCAGGGCGTCTTCCCACTTCCCTACAGTGTGATTTCATCCCAGAAGAGATTCTCCTAGCATTGACCTCTGCTGCCAGTACTGCCTATAGCCCTGAATACTTAAGACCCCCCAagaaaatcaaaagtgcaaaggACTTCAAG GGGAGCATGCGTGTCCCAGATGGGCTCTGGCATCATCCTATTCGCAGAAACAAGTTCAGATACCTCATAGATCATCCCATCTGTCTGACAGGAGCTGGAAG GGATGTCTCTTTTCTATTTGATGTAGCTGGAAAAGAAGATGAAAGAAAGAAATCTCCAGCAAGATTGTTACCCGAACCACATCGTTTTGACTCATCTGTGACTAGTACT ACAAGTGTAATAGGGAGCCTGGTCCCTGAAGAATTTCACATTGTGAAGAACAGAGGAGTCTTGGGCTTGGAGTATTACGATGA TAAATATACAACTCTACTCGAAGATAGCGAAAATAGACTGCGGCTATTCCCATCCAT GAAGCCATCTGGGAGATTAGAAGTCATCCAGCTGATGAAGGTGATGGACACAATGCTGGAGAAGGTTGGAGCAGATGATGATCAAATTGGGATAACAGGACCTACACAG CTGCACAATGTGTTGGAGGTGCTGAAGGTAGAGCAAAATATTTACAACATAGTGTTCCATGAACTGATTCGACAGGTCAGTGTGGATTGTGCAGAGAGAGGAGAACTGCTTTCTAAGCTTAG GCAGAGGTACGTGGGTCTGCTGGATCGGATCCCTCAACAGATGAGAAACCTTTACAAAGAAATGATGGCACAACGAGTAATGGACAGGCATCTTACAGAAGAGTTACACAATTTCAAGGAATCTGTTGGACAGCTGACCAG TGAGCTGCGCGAGGTCCGAGAACGCGACGTCAGGGTGACCAAAGAAGCAGAACGGGTCCATGAGGAGATGGCTGAAGCAGTCCGGGATGCTGAGCTGAATGCAAA TCTTGTGGAAGAATATCGTGAGTTGTATGAGTTACAGAGAGCCAGGCTTCAGACCCAGCTGTTCCAGTTAACCCAAGAGAAGGAAATCTGGAGCTCAGCTACATATGACCTGGCAATGAAG GTGATTGAAAGAAACCAGCTGACGTTGGCTCGCAGGCTCTATGTTAGTGAAAAGGCATGGACCAAAATCACCAAGCACTTTGTAGTGCTTCTGGCATCCCAG GACACAGCAGACCTTTCCGATTTGCAGGAGATGACGGAGCAGTTCAGGGAGTTGTTGGGCAGCATTGGAATTGAAGTGGAACAGGCTGAGAACTCCAGCAGGAAGAAGCTGCAAATTGTTCAGAATAGCCTTAACAAGTGGATGCAGTACTTCCAGGAGCATGTTTT TGGGAAAGCAAGCTTCTCTGCTATAAAAAGAGATGTATTAGAAGAAATCCTAAAGGACTTCAAGAACTTGGAAAAT ATGCTGAATGAGGACCTGGAGCAATATGGAGGGGAAATTCTACTAATGAGGAAGGAGACCCTCAAGACTGCTGTCAACCTGCAGAAACGTTGGACGGAGCTGGGACAAATGGTGTTTAGTCGTCACAAGGATATTAATGGGGTGTTGCCTCCAGAGCTCAGGGCTATGGAAGAATTAAATGAACATGCAAGTGAGCTCTGCCGACAGTACAGCATAAGAATAAATGGGGACAATG gggtAACTAGGATTTTGACAGGTTTAGTGAGCAGTATGGAAGATTGGACGTTCAAGATGCTAACCAACAAGCGAGGATCTGGCATGCCTGAATCTGAATGGCTGAAGTTGTCTCAAGTGATGCCTGATTGGCTGATCCAGGTGGCCGAACTGAGGACAATTATAGGTTCCAGCCAGTCCCGGGAAGATCTCAGGAGTAAAAAACTTCATGACTT GGTTGTTCCAAGTGATGTGTTTAAGATGATTCAACAATGGATCTTGACCACAACTTCTGGGACTGAGAAGGACAATCTTCAGCTTACAGAGGAA ATGACTGAACTCCACAAAGCCCTGACCATGTGGATGGTGAATGTGCTGACTTTGATGGTATCGGACCACTCCTCCAATAAGGGTCTCCTAGAGAGCGAGTCAGAAGCTGCTCAGGATCAAGAGCTCAAGAGGCTAAGTGGCTATTATCTAGAGGAAGATGCAAGGAACCTGGTTTCCAAAATGAGCAGTTTCTCCAAATATATCATGAG CTGCTGCAAGGAGATGGTAGAGGTTACAGTTCGGAAGAAACAAGATGAATTGCATTCAGACGACGATTCTGAGCTCCAGGAACTGGAGAAAATCAAG ACTGAGTGCCTGGACTGGGTTAATACCTGCAATTTCCTGCTTTCGGAATTCAAAGGTTCTCCCGTCTCCTTACTGAGTTCAGAAGAGAAGACGAACCTGTTTGGGCCTCAG GAGTCTCGGCCACAGATGCACTCAGATGATGCAGAGTCGTCTTTACCTGAAGAAATTTCTGAGTCTTCTAAACTTGGGAAGGGCAAAACTGAAGATGTTGATGTTGAAAagaaatctgtaaaatgggaagaagTGTTAGGGGCAAAG GAGCCACCTGTGCCAGTTATCAGCAGTGAGCCCCCGACTGTAAGCGGTGAGGTACCTGAGGACACCATCAGAATCGTGGGACATGACGCCAACATCCATTTGAAATCCCTCAAGTCAACAACAGTGTCAGTCTCTGGG AGAGAGATGACTGCCAGCAAGTCAACAACCTCCTATTCTCAAAAGGAGTTTGAGATGTTGGCTACTCTGGACCGTTTGCAAGAGCAGCTCCT agatgctgagatCCGTGCTCAAACTGCAGAGGAGAGATCAGAAAGTCTGGATGAGCAGCTGGAAGAAGCTCTGGGGAAAATCCAAGCTCTAGAGAAACAACTGGAAAAAGCAACCCAACCTCAGGAAGAATCACCAAAACTAG aagtccCTTCCCATGAAGAGCCCAAGCCAACTTCTCATAAACCATCTTCTACTGCCCGGTCGAGGAGAGCCAGCAAACCCAAACATTAA
- the AXDND1 gene encoding axonemal dynein light chain domain-containing protein 1 isoform X3, producing the protein MSLSQMPVTGLPAISTPEGRKMKGSLSLVPVSRTNAELPELRNKSSILDRSGRLPTSLQCDFIPEEILLALTSAASTAYSPEYLRPPKKIKSAKDFKGSMRVPDGLWHHPIRRNKFRYLIDHPICLTGAGRDVSFLFDVAGKEDERKKSPARLLPEPHRFDSSVTSTTSVIGSLVPEEFHIVKNRGVLGLEYYDDKYTTLLEDSENRLRLFPSMKPSGRLEVIQLMKVMDTMLEKVGADDDQIGITGPTQLHNVLEVLKVEQNIYNIVFHELIRQVSVDCAERGELLSKLRQRYVGLLDRIPQQMRNLYKEMMAQRVMDRHLTEELHNFKESVGQLTSELREVRERDVRVTKEAERVHEEMAEAVRDAELNANLVEEYRELYELQRARLQTQLFQLTQEKEIWSSATYDLAMKVIERNQLTLARRLYVSEKAWTKITKHFVVLLASQDTADLSDLQEMTEQFRELLGSIGIEVEQAENSSRKKLQIVQNSLNKWMQYFQEHVFGKASFSAIKRDVLEEILKDFKNLENMLNEDLEQYGGEILLMRKETLKTAVNLQKRWTELGQMVFSRHKDINGVLPPELRAMEELNEHASELCRQYSIRINGDNGVTRILTGLVSSMEDWTFKMLTNKRGSGMPESEWLKLSQVMPDWLIQVAELRTIIGSSQSREDLRSKKLHDLVVPSDVFKMIQQWILTTTSGTEKDNLQLTEEMTELHKALTMWMVNVLTLMVSDHSSNKGLLESESEAAQDQELKRLSGYYLEEDARNLVSKMSSFSKYIMSCCKEMVEVTVRKKQDELHSDDDSELQELEKIKTECLDWVNTCNFLLSEFKGSPVSLLSSEEKTNLFGPQESRPQMHSDDAESSLPEEISESSKLGKGKTEDVDVEKKSVKWEEVLGAKQEPPVPVISSEPPTVSGEVPEDTIRIVGHDANIHLKSLKSTTVSVSGREMTASKSTTSYSQKEFEMLATLDRLQEQLLDAEIRAQTAEERSESLDEQLEEALGKIQALEKQLEKATQPQEESPKLVPSHEEPKPTSHKPSSTARSRRASKPKH; encoded by the exons ATGTCCCTCAGTCAAATGCCAGTTACTGGGCTGCCAGCTATATCCACACCAGAGGGCAGAAAAATGAAAGGTAGCTTATCTCTGGTACCTGTCAGCAGGACAAATGCAG AGCTCCCTGAGCTAAGAAACAAATCGAGTATTCTGGACCGTTCAGGGCGTCTTCCCACTTCCCTACAGTGTGATTTCATCCCAGAAGAGATTCTCCTAGCATTGACCTCTGCTGCCAGTACTGCCTATAGCCCTGAATACTTAAGACCCCCCAagaaaatcaaaagtgcaaaggACTTCAAG GGGAGCATGCGTGTCCCAGATGGGCTCTGGCATCATCCTATTCGCAGAAACAAGTTCAGATACCTCATAGATCATCCCATCTGTCTGACAGGAGCTGGAAG GGATGTCTCTTTTCTATTTGATGTAGCTGGAAAAGAAGATGAAAGAAAGAAATCTCCAGCAAGATTGTTACCCGAACCACATCGTTTTGACTCATCTGTGACTAGTACT ACAAGTGTAATAGGGAGCCTGGTCCCTGAAGAATTTCACATTGTGAAGAACAGAGGAGTCTTGGGCTTGGAGTATTACGATGA TAAATATACAACTCTACTCGAAGATAGCGAAAATAGACTGCGGCTATTCCCATCCAT GAAGCCATCTGGGAGATTAGAAGTCATCCAGCTGATGAAGGTGATGGACACAATGCTGGAGAAGGTTGGAGCAGATGATGATCAAATTGGGATAACAGGACCTACACAG CTGCACAATGTGTTGGAGGTGCTGAAGGTAGAGCAAAATATTTACAACATAGTGTTCCATGAACTGATTCGACAGGTCAGTGTGGATTGTGCAGAGAGAGGAGAACTGCTTTCTAAGCTTAG GCAGAGGTACGTGGGTCTGCTGGATCGGATCCCTCAACAGATGAGAAACCTTTACAAAGAAATGATGGCACAACGAGTAATGGACAGGCATCTTACAGAAGAGTTACACAATTTCAAGGAATCTGTTGGACAGCTGACCAG TGAGCTGCGCGAGGTCCGAGAACGCGACGTCAGGGTGACCAAAGAAGCAGAACGGGTCCATGAGGAGATGGCTGAAGCAGTCCGGGATGCTGAGCTGAATGCAAA TCTTGTGGAAGAATATCGTGAGTTGTATGAGTTACAGAGAGCCAGGCTTCAGACCCAGCTGTTCCAGTTAACCCAAGAGAAGGAAATCTGGAGCTCAGCTACATATGACCTGGCAATGAAG GTGATTGAAAGAAACCAGCTGACGTTGGCTCGCAGGCTCTATGTTAGTGAAAAGGCATGGACCAAAATCACCAAGCACTTTGTAGTGCTTCTGGCATCCCAG GACACAGCAGACCTTTCCGATTTGCAGGAGATGACGGAGCAGTTCAGGGAGTTGTTGGGCAGCATTGGAATTGAAGTGGAACAGGCTGAGAACTCCAGCAGGAAGAAGCTGCAAATTGTTCAGAATAGCCTTAACAAGTGGATGCAGTACTTCCAGGAGCATGTTTT TGGGAAAGCAAGCTTCTCTGCTATAAAAAGAGATGTATTAGAAGAAATCCTAAAGGACTTCAAGAACTTGGAAAAT ATGCTGAATGAGGACCTGGAGCAATATGGAGGGGAAATTCTACTAATGAGGAAGGAGACCCTCAAGACTGCTGTCAACCTGCAGAAACGTTGGACGGAGCTGGGACAAATGGTGTTTAGTCGTCACAAGGATATTAATGGGGTGTTGCCTCCAGAGCTCAGGGCTATGGAAGAATTAAATGAACATGCAAGTGAGCTCTGCCGACAGTACAGCATAAGAATAAATGGGGACAATG gggtAACTAGGATTTTGACAGGTTTAGTGAGCAGTATGGAAGATTGGACGTTCAAGATGCTAACCAACAAGCGAGGATCTGGCATGCCTGAATCTGAATGGCTGAAGTTGTCTCAAGTGATGCCTGATTGGCTGATCCAGGTGGCCGAACTGAGGACAATTATAGGTTCCAGCCAGTCCCGGGAAGATCTCAGGAGTAAAAAACTTCATGACTT GGTTGTTCCAAGTGATGTGTTTAAGATGATTCAACAATGGATCTTGACCACAACTTCTGGGACTGAGAAGGACAATCTTCAGCTTACAGAGGAA ATGACTGAACTCCACAAAGCCCTGACCATGTGGATGGTGAATGTGCTGACTTTGATGGTATCGGACCACTCCTCCAATAAGGGTCTCCTAGAGAGCGAGTCAGAAGCTGCTCAGGATCAAGAGCTCAAGAGGCTAAGTGGCTATTATCTAGAGGAAGATGCAAGGAACCTGGTTTCCAAAATGAGCAGTTTCTCCAAATATATCATGAG CTGCTGCAAGGAGATGGTAGAGGTTACAGTTCGGAAGAAACAAGATGAATTGCATTCAGACGACGATTCTGAGCTCCAGGAACTGGAGAAAATCAAG ACTGAGTGCCTGGACTGGGTTAATACCTGCAATTTCCTGCTTTCGGAATTCAAAGGTTCTCCCGTCTCCTTACTGAGTTCAGAAGAGAAGACGAACCTGTTTGGGCCTCAG GAGTCTCGGCCACAGATGCACTCAGATGATGCAGAGTCGTCTTTACCTGAAGAAATTTCTGAGTCTTCTAAACTTGGGAAGGGCAAAACTGAAGATGTTGATGTTGAAAagaaatctgtaaaatgggaagaagTGTTAGGGGCAAAG CAGGAGCCACCTGTGCCAGTTATCAGCAGTGAGCCCCCGACTGTAAGCGGTGAGGTACCTGAGGACACCATCAGAATCGTGGGACATGACGCCAACATCCATTTGAAATCCCTCAAGTCAACAACAGTGTCAGTCTCTGGG AGAGAGATGACTGCCAGCAAGTCAACAACCTCCTATTCTCAAAAGGAGTTTGAGATGTTGGCTACTCTGGACCGTTTGCAAGAGCAGCTCCT agatgctgagatCCGTGCTCAAACTGCAGAGGAGAGATCAGAAAGTCTGGATGAGCAGCTGGAAGAAGCTCTGGGGAAAATCCAAGCTCTAGAGAAACAACTGGAAAAAGCAACCCAACCTCAGGAAGAATCACCAAAACTAG tccCTTCCCATGAAGAGCCCAAGCCAACTTCTCATAAACCATCTTCTACTGCCCGGTCGAGGAGAGCCAGCAAACCCAAACATTAA